The following is a genomic window from Methanothermobacter tenebrarum.
TTGTTGCCATTGCGGTGGCATCATCCCTTTCGAGGTTTATATGGTGCATATTTTGTATATCGGCTTTGAAGGCCTCAACAAGTTTGTTCTCGCCTTCCTTATATAATTGGAGGTAGCGATGGTATCCTCCGAAAAGTTCATCGGCTCCTTGACCTGAGAGTATAACTTGGAGTCCGTCTGCGTGGGCTGCTTTTGATGCGAAATAGAGTGGCATGGCCACACCTATCTTCATAACATTAAATTCTTCTATAGCGGCTAAGACTGGTTTTAGAGCGTCTTTGACCATCTTCACGTTAACTTCTATTATCCTAGGTTCTATTCCAAGCTCTTGAGCTGCTCTTTCCGCGAATATGAGATCTTGTGATCCTCTGCTTCCAACAGTATATAATATGGGTTTGGTATATTTTTCCGCGAGTAGGGTGAGGAGGGTGCTGTCAACCCCACCAGAGAATAATATGCCAACCTTTTTAAGTTTTCGGGTTCTCTCTTTAACAGCTTTTTTAAGCGCTTCTTCTAATTTTTCCTTGGCAGTATCATAGTCCCATTTTGCCTTGACCTTTTCTGGTAATCTTTTTAATCTTATAAGTTTGTTATTTATTAGGATTGTTCCAGGGGGCAGTCTCTTTGTATCTTGTATGCCTATACCCCAGAGGGCTTTGCGTTCAGATGCGAATGCTATGAAATCCTTTCCAAGCTTGTAATAGAGTGGTTTAACACCTATGGGGTCCCTTGCAAGGATGATATTTTCACCATCGAAGAATGCGAATGAATAATCACCATCAAACTTGTCCATGATCATCTGGAGGGCTTCCATCAGCCCATATTCTCTTATAGAATCCGATATGAGCTTAGAGGCCGATTCTGTTCTTGGATTGTATATTCTACCATCACAGGCTATTATGTCCTGGTTTCCTAGATGGGGTGTTCTTTCATCTGTTATGAGGATATTATGGCCTATGGCCACCTCCCCATTGAACTTAGGGCTTTTCGAGCCTGTTTTTTTAGAGGCGTTTGGTCTTTTGTAGTATATCCTTGTGGCGTCTGGGCCTCTATGTTCTAGGATCCTCAGCATTTTGAGGAGTTTTGGGAGGGCCCCTTTACCTATGAAGCCTGCTATTGCGCACATGATTATTGAACCCCAAAATGTGAGGCGGCTATTTTATCCTCTTACCGGCGTCTGGGCCTGGTTTCACAGAATATATCTCTTTTACTGTCATGAGGATGGCTGATTTCGGCTCCACTTCACTCATAACATTCTGAGCCCATTCTACGGCCTCTTTGAAGAATTCACCTGATTTGAATATTTCTGCAACCCCTTTAAATTGGTATGGGTGTTCTTTGGCGTTCTGGACTATAATTGACATTTTAGGGTTTTCTTCGAGGTTGCTTAGGGTCTTTTTCATGAAAACATCTACTATTAGTATCCTTTTATCGTCTATTGGCCTTGCGAATCCGATGGGCACGACATTGGGCGTGCCGTCACTGCTTGCTGTCGCCACGAAAACAAGATTTTTTTCTATGGCCTCTTTCATTTCATCAGTTAACATCTTTATCACTCCATATTCTATTATCTTAGTTGGGGGGATAAAATTTTTTGGTTATTGCGCAGTCCATTGAGGATTACTGCGAGTGAAAGTCCCATATCACCGATGCCCACAGCCATCCATAATGATACTAATCCAAAGATTGAAAGAAGGGCCAGGGATCCCTTAACGAGTATTGAGAAGAATATGTTCTCTTTAACTATTCTCATGGTTCTTCTCCCTAGTTCTATTATTTGGTGGATTTTCATGAGGTCATCGTCGATTAGCACTATATCTGCGGTGTCAAGGGCTATGTCAGAGCCTCTGGTCCCCATCGCGATCCCGACGTCTGCCGCTACAAGGGCTGGGGCGTCGTTTATACCGTCACCGACCATGGCAACCCTCCCCTTAGATTTTAGATTTTCTATGAAATCGAATTTGTCCTCTGGGAGCAAGCCTCCAATGTATTTGTCAATTTTAAGTTTCCTTGCTAGTTTCTCCGCGACTTTTGGATTATCTCCTGTTAGGATCATTGCCTTGATATTTTCCTGGGATAACCTTTGGATTAGGGTGGGGGCTGATGGTCTCATTTTATCTTCTAATGTTATTTCCCCGATGATTTTACCATCACTTTCTAGGAGGATGGATGTGTTCTCGGTTTTCTGCCGAGTGTTCTGGCCTAGGAAGTACAACTTACCATCTATCCTGCCAGAAATGCCATATCCTGGCTTATATTCTAAATCCTCGACTTTTAATGGCTCCAAGCCTTTTTCATCTGCCAGTTTGGTTATCGCCTCCGCTATTGGATGTTTTAAACCTTTTTCTAGTGAAGCTGCAATCTTTAATATGTTAGCATTATTGTATGCCTTTATTTCTTTTACTGTTAGTTCACCTTGTGTTAGCGTCCCTGTCTTATCAAATACAATAGTTTTTATCTTTGACATTTCTTCAAGGTGACTTGAGCCTTTAATTAATATCCCTTTTCTTGTGGCCGCTGTTATCCCTGATATCATAGCAACTGGTACTGATATTACAAGGGCGCAAGGACATGCGATCACCATTAATACAAGGGCTCGGTATATCCAAGTTTCTGGGTTGCCTATGATCAGACTTGGGATTATACCTGTTAATATGCTTGCTATTATAATTGTTGGCGTGTAATATGATGCGAATTTCTCCATGAAAACTTCCCTAGATGATCTTCTCATCCTAGCCTTTTCTATCAATTCTATGACCCTTGCTATGATTGTCCTTTCAGAATTCCTTGTGACCTTAACTTCAAGGTAGCCTCCAAGGTTTATTGTACCTGCCAATACTTCATCCCCAACAGTCATATGAACTGGCTCGGATTCTCCTGTAATATTTGATTGGTCAACATAACTTGAACCATCTATTATCCTCCCATCCAAGGGTATCATGTCCCCTGGGCGTATGACCATTATCTCCCCTGGTTGCACTCTACTAGCATCCACCTTAACCTCTTTTTTCCCAATTTTTATCGTTGCTATTTCTGGTTTGAGTTGCATTAAGCCCTTTATAGATTCATGTGCCTGGCCGGTCGCATATTCTTCTAGGTATTCTGCAATATAATATAAGAAAACTATGATAGCTGCCTCAGGATAGTCCCCAAGTGAATATGCTCCTATAACCGCTAATGTGATGAGAAGATTTATTGTGAATTTACCATGATAGAGTGCTAGGATGGCCCCTTTGAATGTTTCTAGGCCTGATACAAGAACAGTTAGTGTGAATAGTATGAAAGCAGGTAGCATATACCCACTATATTGTAGGTAGAATCCTATGATAAATAAGATGGCGGATATGAGTATGGTTTTCTTGTCTTTTCCATTATTACAAGGCATAGGTGACCTCAATTATTTTTTTAGTATTCTTGTAGCTTCACTTGAGGGTAGTGTGGTGGTTGCACCGTATCCTTGTATACAATGGGATGCTATATAATTTCCGAAGTAGCATGAGGTTTTGAGGTCATGGCCCATGAGCCATGCATATAGGAATCCTGCGTTGAATGCGTCACCAGCCCCAGTTGTGTCCACACATTCAACTTTTAAGGCTGGTACTTCCACTTCTAGGTCGTCCATGAGCCCATAAACCCCCAAGGAGCCCCTTTTTATGATGATAATATCAACTTCATCTGCTAGGAGTTTCGCAGCCTCCTTATAGGATCCACGGTAGCCTAGCATCACCTTAATTTCCATCTCATTTAATAATAGGACGTTAACGGCCTCTATGAGCCTTCTAAGAGATTTTATCCCCCTTTTGGCGTATAGGTTTCCCGGGTCTAGGCTTATAAGCGGCCTAGATGATAATCTCTCAAGTAATGTTTCCTGGACTTTTAGACCTTCACCTGCAAATGATGTTAAGTGTAATAATTTGCTATTCTCTACTAGTTCGATTTTTATTTCATCAATTTTTATGGTGTCATTTACGCCAGGGTCTAGATAGAGTGCTCTTTGCCCATTTTCATCCACGAAGCCTATTACTTTACCGCTTCTACCCTCTTTTGTGATGATTAAAAGATCCAAGTTAACCTTTTCCCTTTCAAGGTTTTCTTTAAGTTTAACGCCCTCTCTGTCCATGGCCACCTTACCAATGTATGCAGTTTTAAGGCCTAATTTTGAAAGTCCTATGATAGTATTAGCTGCGGAACCGCCACAACTTTCCTTAAAACTTCTGATTATGGTCTCTTCTTCCGGGCCTATAATCCTATCAACCATGTAGAGTTGA
Proteins encoded in this region:
- a CDS encoding asparagine synthetase B, with the translated sequence MCAIAGFIGKGALPKLLKMLRILEHRGPDATRIYYKRPNASKKTGSKSPKFNGEVAIGHNILITDERTPHLGNQDIIACDGRIYNPRTESASKLISDSIREYGLMEALQMIMDKFDGDYSFAFFDGENIILARDPIGVKPLYYKLGKDFIAFASERKALWGIGIQDTKRLPPGTILINNKLIRLKRLPEKVKAKWDYDTAKEKLEEALKKAVKERTRKLKKVGILFSGGVDSTLLTLLAEKYTKPILYTVGSRGSQDLIFAERAAQELGIEPRIIEVNVKMVKDALKPVLAAIEEFNVMKIGVAMPLYFASKAAHADGLQVILSGQGADELFGGYHRYLQLYKEGENKLVEAFKADIQNMHHINLERDDATAMATSTELRVPFLNKEIINLSFNIPIDYKIKGSDDSLRKHILRDLALEIGVPAFIARRPKKAAQYGSGIDKILRKRILPGFDHESYMKDLRMEFYKGYQ
- a CDS encoding pyridoxamine 5'-phosphate oxidase family protein, with the protein product MLTDEMKEAIEKNLVFVATASSDGTPNVVPIGFARPIDDKRILIVDVFMKKTLSNLEENPKMSIIVQNAKEHPYQFKGVAEIFKSGEFFKEAVEWAQNVMSEVEPKSAILMTVKEIYSVKPGPDAGKRIK
- a CDS encoding cation-translocating P-type ATPase; translation: MPCNNGKDKKTILISAILFIIGFYLQYSGYMLPAFILFTLTVLVSGLETFKGAILALYHGKFTINLLITLAVIGAYSLGDYPEAAIIVFLYYIAEYLEEYATGQAHESIKGLMQLKPEIATIKIGKKEVKVDASRVQPGEIMVIRPGDMIPLDGRIIDGSSYVDQSNITGESEPVHMTVGDEVLAGTINLGGYLEVKVTRNSERTIIARVIELIEKARMRRSSREVFMEKFASYYTPTIIIASILTGIIPSLIIGNPETWIYRALVLMVIACPCALVISVPVAMISGITAATRKGILIKGSSHLEEMSKIKTIVFDKTGTLTQGELTVKEIKAYNNANILKIAASLEKGLKHPIAEAITKLADEKGLEPLKVEDLEYKPGYGISGRIDGKLYFLGQNTRQKTENTSILLESDGKIIGEITLEDKMRPSAPTLIQRLSQENIKAMILTGDNPKVAEKLARKLKIDKYIGGLLPEDKFDFIENLKSKGRVAMVGDGINDAPALVAADVGIAMGTRGSDIALDTADIVLIDDDLMKIHQIIELGRRTMRIVKENIFFSILVKGSLALLSIFGLVSLWMAVGIGDMGLSLAVILNGLRNNQKILSPQLR
- a CDS encoding carbohydrate kinase family protein; its protein translation is MFDVVGFGALNMDQLYMVDRIIGPEEETIIRSFKESCGGSAANTIIGLSKLGLKTAYIGKVAMDREGVKLKENLEREKVNLDLLIITKEGRSGKVIGFVDENGQRALYLDPGVNDTIKIDEIKIELVENSKLLHLTSFAGEGLKVQETLLERLSSRPLISLDPGNLYAKRGIKSLRRLIEAVNVLLLNEMEIKVMLGYRGSYKEAAKLLADEVDIIIIKRGSLGVYGLMDDLEVEVPALKVECVDTTGAGDAFNAGFLYAWLMGHDLKTSCYFGNYIASHCIQGYGATTTLPSSEATRILKK